From a single Hippoglossus stenolepis isolate QCI-W04-F060 chromosome 2, HSTE1.2, whole genome shotgun sequence genomic region:
- the LOC118121527 gene encoding pannexin-1 isoform X1 — protein sequence MAIAHVATEYMFSDFLLKDQSTEAKYKGLRAELAVDKIVTVLVVGLPLFLISLAFAQEVSVGTQISCFAPTNFSWRQAAYVDSFCWAAVQQQADSSPLWLHKFFPYILLLLAILMYIPALFWRFTAAPHLSSDLNFIMEELDRFYNRAIRLAKNLASSKEVQEDNQSALDVTEACFKYPLVEQYLKTKRFSHCLVVKYLVCRGLTLLILLMACLYLGYYIQLASLTDEFSCDLRTGILKNNSMVPAAVQCKLVAVGVFRLLSYINLVVYVLLAPLVVYAALGPARQSSDFLRPYEILPGFGALGVVTPFYNDLSIYLLFLQENLSELKSFKCLQVLELLQEAGEEGFDSMCLLRTLGQVKSDVLDSKRTCEKTCARKDTKNTTKAEA from the exons ATGGCGATTGCCCACGTAGCGACGGAGTACATGTTCTCCGACTTTTTGCTGAAGGACCAGTCCACGGAGGCCAAGTACAAGGGGCTGCGTGCGGAGCTGGCGGTGGACAAAATAGTGACGGTGCTGGTGGTGGGGCTGCCTCTGTTCCTCATCTCGCTCGCCTTCGCTCAGGAGGTGTCAGTGG GTACACAGATCAGCTGCTTCGCTCCCACTAACTTCTCCTGGAGACAGGCCGCATACGTGGACTCTTTCTGTTGGGCTGCAGTGCAGCAACAGGCTGACAGTTCTCCACTATGGCTGCACAAG TTCTTTCCATACATCCTGCTCTTACTGGCCATCCTCATGTACATCCCAGCCCTGTTTTGGCGTTTCACTGCGGCTCCGCACCTCTCCTCTGACCTCAACTTCATCATGGAGGAGCTCGATCGCTTTTACAACCGTGCCATCAGACTGGCAAAGAATCTGGCTTCCAGCAAGGAAGTGCAAGAGGACAACCAGAG TGCTTTGGATGTGACTGAGGCCTGCTTCAAGTACCCTTTGGTGGAGCAGTATCTGAAGACCAAGCGCTTCTCTCACTGCCTTGTGGTGAAGTACCTGGTCTGCCGGGGCCTGACCCTGCTGATCCTCCTGATGGCCTGCCTTTACCTCGGCTACTACATCCAACTGGCCTCCTTAACCGACGAGTTCTCCTGTGACCTGCGGACAGGAATCCTGAAGAACAACAGCATGGTGCCGGCCGCTGTCCAGTGCAAGCTCGTAGCAGTGGGCGTCTTCAGACTGCTCAGCTACATCAACCTGGTGGTGTACGTGCTTCTCGCTCCGCTGGTGGTGTACGCTGCTCTGGGCCCGGCACGCCAGAGCTCCGACTTCCTCCGGCCTTATGAGATTCTGCCTGGGTTTGGTGCTTTGGGTGTGGTCACGCCATTCTATAACGACCTCAGTATCTATCTGCTGTTCCTGCAGGAGAACCTGAGTGAACTCAAATCCTTTAAGTGTCTGCAG gtGCTAGAGTTATTGCAAGAGGCAGGTGAGGAGGGGTTTGACTCCATGTGCCTGCTGAGAACTCTGGGTCAGGTGAAGTCTGACGTTTTAGACAGTAAGAGGACGTGCGAAAAGACGTGTGCACGCAAGGACACCAAGAACACTACTAAGGCTGAAGCATGA
- the LOC118121527 gene encoding pannexin-1 isoform X2: MDNGTQISCFAPTNFSWRQAAYVDSFCWAAVQQQADSSPLWLHKFFPYILLLLAILMYIPALFWRFTAAPHLSSDLNFIMEELDRFYNRAIRLAKNLASSKEVQEDNQSALDVTEACFKYPLVEQYLKTKRFSHCLVVKYLVCRGLTLLILLMACLYLGYYIQLASLTDEFSCDLRTGILKNNSMVPAAVQCKLVAVGVFRLLSYINLVVYVLLAPLVVYAALGPARQSSDFLRPYEILPGFGALGVVTPFYNDLSIYLLFLQENLSELKSFKCLQVLELLQEAGEEGFDSMCLLRTLGQVKSDVLDSKRTCEKTCARKDTKNTTKAEA; encoded by the exons ATGGACAATG GTACACAGATCAGCTGCTTCGCTCCCACTAACTTCTCCTGGAGACAGGCCGCATACGTGGACTCTTTCTGTTGGGCTGCAGTGCAGCAACAGGCTGACAGTTCTCCACTATGGCTGCACAAG TTCTTTCCATACATCCTGCTCTTACTGGCCATCCTCATGTACATCCCAGCCCTGTTTTGGCGTTTCACTGCGGCTCCGCACCTCTCCTCTGACCTCAACTTCATCATGGAGGAGCTCGATCGCTTTTACAACCGTGCCATCAGACTGGCAAAGAATCTGGCTTCCAGCAAGGAAGTGCAAGAGGACAACCAGAG TGCTTTGGATGTGACTGAGGCCTGCTTCAAGTACCCTTTGGTGGAGCAGTATCTGAAGACCAAGCGCTTCTCTCACTGCCTTGTGGTGAAGTACCTGGTCTGCCGGGGCCTGACCCTGCTGATCCTCCTGATGGCCTGCCTTTACCTCGGCTACTACATCCAACTGGCCTCCTTAACCGACGAGTTCTCCTGTGACCTGCGGACAGGAATCCTGAAGAACAACAGCATGGTGCCGGCCGCTGTCCAGTGCAAGCTCGTAGCAGTGGGCGTCTTCAGACTGCTCAGCTACATCAACCTGGTGGTGTACGTGCTTCTCGCTCCGCTGGTGGTGTACGCTGCTCTGGGCCCGGCACGCCAGAGCTCCGACTTCCTCCGGCCTTATGAGATTCTGCCTGGGTTTGGTGCTTTGGGTGTGGTCACGCCATTCTATAACGACCTCAGTATCTATCTGCTGTTCCTGCAGGAGAACCTGAGTGAACTCAAATCCTTTAAGTGTCTGCAG gtGCTAGAGTTATTGCAAGAGGCAGGTGAGGAGGGGTTTGACTCCATGTGCCTGCTGAGAACTCTGGGTCAGGTGAAGTCTGACGTTTTAGACAGTAAGAGGACGTGCGAAAAGACGTGTGCACGCAAGGACACCAAGAACACTACTAAGGCTGAAGCATGA